TCGACCAGTTCCGGGTGACGGAGAACGTGGACCAGTAGGCGTCACGCCGCGCTGATCTCCCCCGTCACCGTCACCCGCTCCAGCAGGTCCGCGTAGGCCGCGCGGTCGAACTCGCCTGCCACCGGAGCCAGTACGGTCGCCCCCGCCAGGGCGACCGCCCTCGACAGGCGGTCCGGCCACGGGAGTTGCTCCACCAGGCCGGACAGCAGGCCCGCTGCCGCCGAGTCGCCCGCGCCGGTCGGGTTGCCGTGGAGGTGGGTCGGTGGGGTGGCTCGCCAGCGGCCCTCGGGGGTCGTCGCGAGCAGGCCGTCCCCGCCCAGGGATGCCACGACCGCCCGCGCTCCCCGGCGCCGCGCGTCCTGGGTCGCCCGGAGCGGGTCGTGGGAGCCCGTCAGTTCGGCCAGTTCGTCGGCGTTCGGCTTGAGGATGTCCGGGCGGGCGGCGACCCCGCGGCGCAGTGCCTCGCCGCTGGTGTCCAGGAGGACCGGCACCCCGGCCGCCTTCGCCGTGCGGATCAGGCCCGCGTACGCGCCCACCGGCACCCCCGGCGGCAGGCTCCCGCACAGGGCCACCGCCGAGACCGACGGAACGAGATCCTCGTACGCCTCCTGGAAGGCGGACCACTCCGCCGGCGTCACCGTGGGACCCGGTTCGTTGAGCTGCGTGGTGTCGCCGGACCGCTCGTCCACGACCGCGACCGTACGCCGGGTCGCACCGGTGACCGGGACCAGCGCGTCCACCAACCCCGGCACGGCGGTGAGCCGGTCCTGGACGGCACGGCCGGTCGCGCCGCCCGTGAAGCCGGTGACCGTCACCTCGTGGCCGAGCGCGGCCAGTACCCGGGCCACGTTCAGCCCCTTGCCGCCCGGGCGTTCGACGACCTCCGTGACCCGGTGGCTGGTGTGCGGCCGCAGCGACCGTACGCGATAGGTGATGTCGAGAGCGGTGTTCAGCGTGACCGTGAGGATCACCCGGGCCGACCTCCCCCGAAGACGGACGGACATGTGCCCGGCCAGTCTCCCAGGACGATCCCCGGGTCAACAGCGGGACACATCACCCCAGTTGGGGATCGACCACCCATTCACCCCGGCGCATGACGCCCTTGAGGTCGAATTGATGGTCGAGAAGGACCAGGTCGGCGTCCTTGCCGGGCTCCAGGGAGCCGATGCGGTCGGCCATCCCCAGCAGCCGGGCCGGGTTGGCGGAGATCGCGGCGACCACGTCCTCGACGGGCAGCCCGTCCACGGTCACCGCCCGCTTGAACGCGCGGTCCAGGGTGAGCGTCGATCCGGCGATCGAGCCGCCCTCCACGAGCCGGGCCACACCCTCGCTGACCTCCACCTCCAGCGGGCCGAGCATGTACCGGCCGTCGCCGAACCCGGCCGCGTCCATCGCGTCCGTGATGAACGCCACCCGTGCCGACCGCGCGTGGTGGAACGCCAGTTGCAGCGCGGCCGGGTGCAGATGCGTGCCGTCGTTGATCAGCTCGACCGTGATGCGCTCGTCCTCCAGCAGGGCGGCGATCGGGCCCGGCTCGCGGTGGCCCAGGGGCGGCATCGCGTTGAAGAGGTGCGTGGCCACGGTCGCGCCCGCGTCGATGGCCTCCACGGTCTGCTCGTAGCTCGCGTCGGTGTGGCCGATCGCCGCGATGACGCCGTGCTCGGCGAGCAGCCGTACGGAGTCGAGGCCGCCGGGGAGTTCGGTGGCCAGCGTGACCATCCGGGCCTGTCCGCGCGCCGCGTCGATCAGCTTGCGGACCTCCGCGGGGTCGGGGTCGCGCAACAGCGCCTCGGAGTGCGCGCCCTTGCGGCACGGCGAGATGAAGGGGCCCTCGAAGTGGATGCCGGCGATGTCGCCCTGCTCGGCGAGCTCGGACAGGAGACCGGCGCGCTGGGCGAGGAAGTCCATGTCGCCGGTGACGGTGGAGGCGACGAGGGTGGTGGTGCCATGGGTCAGGTGGGTGCGGATGCCCTGGAGGATGTCCTCGGGGGTGCCCGAGGTGAAGGAGGCTCCGCCGCCGCCGTGGTTGTGCAGGTCGACGAAGCCGGGGACGAGCCAATGGCCGGTTACGTCTATGACCTGGGCGTTCTCTGGGACGGTGCCGGTGATTCGGGTGCCCTCGATGACGACTTGGCCGTCTTTGACCGTTCCTGTGGGCAGGACAACGGTTGCTCCGGACAGGACGAGGGGCGCCCTTCCGGTTGCGGGGTGCGGGTCGTGTGTGGTTGATCGCGCAGTTCCCCGCGCCCCTGGGTGGGCTGCCATCAGCGCGTTCCCTCCGTACCGTCCGTCGTGTCCAGGAGATCCCAGGCCAGTAGCCCGGCACCGAGGCATCCCGCCGTGTCGCCCAGAGCCGCGGGGACGATCGTCGGGGGCTTCTGGAAGGTGATCCGGCTGCGGACCGCTTCCCTCAGCGGTGTGAACAAGGTTTCCCCCGCCTCCGCCAGGCCGCCACCGATGATCAGGGTGCGGGGGTCCAGGAGGGTGAGGGCGGTGGTCAGGCCGTCGGCCAGGGTGTCCACGGCGTGCTGCCAGACCTCCCGGGCCTTCGGGTCCTCGGCGTCCACGGCGCGCGCGCAGTCCGCAGCATCCGCCTCCGGGTTCCCGGTGACCGCGGCCCAGGCCTCGCTGACCGCGGCCGCGGAGGCGTAGCGCTCCAGGCAGCCCCGCTGGCCGCAGGGGCAGGGGATGCCTCCGGGCCGTACGACGATGTGGCCGATCTCGCCCGCGAAGCCGTGCGCGCCCGCCTCCACCCGGCCGGCGATGCCGATCGCGCCCGCGATGCCGGTGCCCAGGGCGACGAAGAGGAAGCGGTCGGTGCCCTGGCCGGCTCCGATCCGGCCCTCGGCGAGACCGCCGGTGCGGACGTCGTGGCCGAGGGCGACCGGGGCGCCGCCGAGGCGGTCGGTGAGCAGCGCGCGCAGCGGGACGTCCCGCCAGCCGAGGTTGGCGGAGTAGGCGGCGACGCCGTGCTCCTCGTCGACGATGCCGGGGACGGCGACGCCGGCCGCGAGTGCGGGGGCCCCGAACCGCTCGGTGCCGTAGGCACGCAGCTCGGCGGCGAAGTCGAGGATGCCGTCGACGACCGCGTCCGGTCCGCGCTCGCGTCCGGTCGCGCGGCGGGCCTGGTGCAGGAGCTCGCCGCCCGCGCCGACCAAGGCCGCCTTCATCCCGGTGCCGCCCACGTCGAGGGCGATGACATGTCTCACGGGGGACAGTGTGACCCTTGGACCCGCGAGAGGTCTAGTCCACTTACGTGGTGTAGACCTTAGGGCGGAGATATGTATGACTTTTCGAAAGTTTTCGAACGTAGGTTTGGGGCGGTTGTCGGTGCGGCGGCGTAGGACGGGAACGATCGCGGCGGTGTCCGCACTGGGGATGACGGCGGTGCTGGGAGGCTGCGGGCTCGGCGGCGGATCGGACGAGGTGACGCTGAAACTGGTCGCCGCCGACTACGGCGACAGCTCGGCCAACAGCTCCCGGAAGTACTGGGACAAGCTCGTCAAGGAGTACGAGGCCAAGCACTCCGGCGTGAAGATCGACGTCAGCGTGTACTCCTGGACCGACGTCGACCGCGAGGTCAAGGAGCTCGTGGACGCCGGGAAGGCGCCCGACATGGCGCAGATCGGCGCCTACGCCGACTACGCGGACAAGGGCCTGCTCTACAAGGCCGACGACCTGATCGGCATCCGCGAACAGGCCGACTTCGTCGCCCAGCTCGGTGCCGCCGGGCGGATCAACGGGATGCAGTACGGGATGCCGTTCGCCGCGTCCACCCGGCTCCTCTTCTACAACAAGACCCTCTTCGCCGACGCCGGGCTCACCCCGCCCAAGACGTGGCAGCAGCTCGCCGCCGACGCCGAGGCGCTCAAGGCGGACGGGGTGAAGTACCCGTACGCGCTGCCGCTCGGCCCGGAGGAGGCGCAGGCCGAGACCATGCAGTGGCTGCTGAGCGGGGGCGGCGGCTACATCGACTCCGTCGGCACGTACGGCATCGACTCCGACGAGAACGTCGCGACGCTGACCTGGCTCAAGGACGACCTCGTCGACAAGGGGCTGACCGGGCCCGTCGCGCCGGAGAACCTCAACCGGGCCGCCGCGTTCTCGGCGTTCGCCGCGGGGGACGTCGGCATGCTCAACGGGCATCCCTCGCTGATGAAGACCGCCGCCGCGAAGGGGGTGAAGTTCGGGATGGTGCCCATGCCGGGAGCCGACGGGCCCACCAAGAACTCCATGGGCGTCGCCGACTGGATGATGGCCTTCAAGAAGAACGGCCACGCCGAGCAGGTGGGGGACTTCCTCGACTTCGTGTACAGCGAGAAGAACGTGCTCGCCTTCTCCCGGGAGTACGACCTGCTGCCGGTGACCAACTCCGCCTCCACGGCGATGAGCCGGGCCTCCCGGGACGCCGACCTCAAGCCCTTCCTCGACGCGCTGCCCGCCTCCGAACTGCCGCCGGTGGGCAAGACGTCCTGGGCGACGGTCAGCGCGGCCGTGAAGAAGCGGATCGGGTCGGCGGTGAGTCCCGGCGGGAGCCCCGACGCGGTGCTGCGGGAGCTCCAGCTGACCGCCCAGAACGCGGAGTAGCCGCGCTGTCGGTGGCGGGCGTTACGGTTTTCGGCATGGAGCATCCGGAGCTGGACCGCAGGGAGCGGGACGTCCTCGCCCTGGAGCGCCGCGGCTTCTCCGGCCCCGGCGCGAAGGAGCGCGCGATACGCGAGGAGCTGGGCCTGGCGCCGGTGCGCTACTACCAGCTCCTCAACGCCCTGCTGGACGACGAACGCGCCCTGGCCTTCGACCCGGTGACGGTGAACCGGCTGCGGAGGGTGCGGGAGGCTCGGCGGTCCGAGCGGTAGCCTCCGGCGGCCGGACGGGTCTCGATGGGCCGGGGCCGCGGACGGGCACCGGGGTGAGAGTCGGTGCGCCGGCCGTCCGGTGGTGGGACGGGTCAGCCGAGTCGGTCCGCCAGGTCGCGCAGCAACCCCACCACGCCCTCCGGGCCGTCCACCACCAGGTCCGCTCGTTTGCGCAGTTCCGTGACCTCGTCGCTGCCGCTGCACACCAGGAGGCCGGGGGTGCCGGTGGTGCGGAGGTCTTCGACGGCGGAGAAGGCCGGGAGGTCGCCGAGGTCGTCGCCGCCGTAGAGGACGGAGGTGGCGGACAGCTCGCGGACGTGGGTCAGCAGGGCCACGCCCTTGTCCATGCCCGGTGGCCGCAGCTCCAGGACCAGCCGGCCGGGCTCCACGATCAGGCCGTGCCGGACGGCCAGGTCGGTGAGCGGGGTGCGCAGGGCGTCGAAGGCGGCCTGCGGGTCGGGGGCCCGGCGGGTGTGGACGGCCACCGCCCGGCCGCCCTTCTCCTCGATCCAGGCGCCGGTGCCGTCGAGGAGGGCGGGCAGTTCGGCACGGACCGCCGCCACCCCCGGGTGCGGTTCCGGTGCCGTGACCTCACCCGTGGCCGCGTCCCAGCGCTCCGCGCCGTAGTGGCCGAGGACCGTGAGGTGCTCCAGACCGGCGACGCCCGCGAAGCCGCCGTAGCGCACCGCGACCTCGGCCGGGCGGCCCGTGACCACCGCCACGGACGCCACCTTCGGGGCGAGGGCGGCGAGGACCTGGACGGCCTCGGGGTGCGCTCGCGCCCGCTCCGGATCCGCCACGATCGGCGCGAGCGTCCCGTCGAAGTCCAGCCCGATCACGGCGCCGCGCGGGTGCGAGAGGAGCGCCTGGAGACCGTCCCGGCCGGCGGGGGTGCTGGGCGTCGGAAGGCTCATGCGTCCAGCGCCTTCAGCGCGTTCAACTGGTCCAGGAACCACTGGGCCGGAGGCAGCGCGGTGGCCGCCGCGGCCAGCCGCTTCGCGCCTTCGGCGCGGTCGTGGGCCGGCAGGGTCAGGGCCTCGTGCAGAGCCGCCGCCGTCTGCTCCACGTCGTACGGATTGACCGTGATCGCGTCCTCGCCCAGCTCCTCGTGCGCCCCAGCCTCCCGCGACAGCACCAGTGCGCACCCCTCGTCGGAGACCACCGGCACCTCCTTCGCGACCAGGTTCATGCCGTCCCGGATCGGGTTGACCAGGGCCACGTCGGCCAGCCGGTACGCGGCGAGCGAGCGCGCGAAGTCGTCCTTGACGTGCAGGACGACCGGCGTCCAGCCCGGGGTGCCGAACTGTTCGTTGATCTCGTCCGCGACCCGCTGCACCTCGGCGGTGTAGTCCCGGTACACCGCGAGGTCCTGCCGGGACGGGTACGCGAACGCCACGTGCACGACCCGCTCCCGCCACTCGGGCCGCGACTCCAGCAGCCGCCGGTAGGCCAGCAGCCCGCGCACGATGTTCTTCGACAGCTCGGTGCGGTCCACCCGCACGATCGTCTTCCGGCCCGCGCCGATCTCCTCGCGCAGACCGACGATGCGTTCCTCGACATCGGCCGCGTGCGACCGCTCCCGCAGGAAGTCCGCGTCCGCACCCAGCCCGTGCACCCCGACCTGCGTGTCCCCGAGCCCGTCCACGACCGCCGCGCAGCAGGCCGTGAACGCGTCCGCCCACCGGCGGGTGAGGAAACCGAGCCGGTCGGCGCCGAGCATGCCCCGCAGCAGCTGCTCCGCGATGTCGTCCGGCAGCATCCGGAAGTAGTCCACCGGCGCCCACGGCGTGTGCGAGAAGTGGCTGATCCGCAGGTCGGGGCGGAGCTCGCGGAGCATGCCCGGCACCAGGCACAGGTGGTAGTCCTGCACCAGGACCGCCGCCCCCTCGGCCGCCTCCTCCGCCAGCGCCTCCGCGAAGGCGCGGTTGTACGTCTCGTACGACGCCCACTGGCGCCGGAACTCCGCGTCGAAGACCGGCTCCAGCGGGGTCTGGTAGAGCAGGTGGTGGACGAACCAGAGCACCGAGTTGGCGATGCCGTTGTACGCGTCCGCGTGCACGTCGGCCGGGATCGCGAGCATCCGCACGCCGTCCTCGCCGACGCCCTGCCGGACGGCCTCGCGGTCGCCGTCGGAGAGGGCCGAGCAGACCCACAGGGCGCCGGCGTCGGGGCCGATGGCCGAGAGGCCGGAGACGAGGCCGCCGCCGCCGCGCTTCGCTGTGAGCTCGCCGTTCTCCTGGGCCTCGTACGAGACGGGGCCTCTGTTGGATGCGACCAGTACGTGGGCGGTGTGCGAGGGAGCCATGCCTCGACATCTAGCCCGGGGTGCAACCGCTCAAACGTTCCCGTCTCGTCTTCGGCTGCGAGGTGGTGGGGGCTGGTCGCGCCCGCGCGGCGGAGCCGCATATCGATACAGCCCCGCGCCCCTATGGGGCGCGTTCTACGCAACCCTCCTCTTCGCGTACTCCGCGATCTCCACCATCGGCGGGCGTTCCTCCGTGTCCACCGAGTACGTCCGTGGCTCGAAGCCGTTCTCGCCCCGTTCGAACTGGGTCAGGGACGGGCGGATCAGGTGGCCGCGGGCCAGTCTGAGCTGGGCCGTGCGGTAGATCGCCGCCGACATGCGGCCCAGGGCCTGGCCGTCCTGGTGGCGGTGTTTGCGGACGCCTACGTCGACCTGGGCGAGGGCGTCCAGGCCCACCAGGTGCAGCGCGTCGACCAGCATGCCCAGCTCGACGCCGTACCCGACGGGGAACGGGAGCTGTTCGAGGAGGCTGCGGCGGGCCGCGTACTCGCCGCCCAGCGGCTGGACGAACCCGGCCAGCTGCGGCCAGTGCATGTTCAGCAGCGGGCGCGCCATCAGCTCGGTGACCCGGCCGCCCTGGCCCGCGGCGCCGCCCAGGGGACGGTCGTACATGCCCTTGACCAGGTCGACCCCGGGATCGGTGAGCAGCGGGCCGACGATGCCGGAGACGAAGTCCGAGGAGAACTCCTTCAGGTCGGCGTCGATGAAACAGACGATGTCCCCGCGGGTGACCAGCAGGGAGCGCCACAGCACCTCGCCCTTGCCGGGCACGGCCGGCAGGTGGGGGAGTATCTCGTCGCGGTGCACGACGGTGGCGCCGGCCGCGGCCGCGACCTCGGAGGTGCGGTCGGTGGAGCCGGAGTCGACGACGACGATCTCGTCGACCAGGGGCACCTGCTGCATGAGGTCGTGACGGATGACCGCGACGATGTCACCGACGGTCTCCTCCTCGTTCAGCGCGGGCAGCACGACACTGACCGTCTGCCCGCTGCGCTGCTTGGCGGCCATGATCTGGTGGAGCGGGCGATCGGTCACCGACCAGGAGCGGGTGCTCAGCCAGCGCTCGACTTCTTCCAGCACGTAGGCGGCTCCTTCGTGTGTGGTCCGTGTGATCCGTCTCGCGGTTCGGACGGACTATCTCAACTGTCCTGGTTGTCGGTTACAGTCTTGAACAACGCGGGTGACCATCGCATGTCCTGGACGGCCCGCCGACCACAACTTCATACCGCTCATCCAGAGGGGCAGAGGGATACGGCCCGATGAAGCCCCGGCAACCCTCCAGTCGGTTCTCGTAGATCACTGTTGATCGTTCCGCGAGGCTCCCGGCTAGGGAAGGTGCCAAATCCGTCTCACGGCGAAACGCGTCGTGAGGAAGATGAGGAGAAAGGGCCTCGCCTCCATGGCTGCGCAGACTGTTGCAAGCACCACGAACTCCGTCGACCTGGGTCCCGCCGCGGCACTGAGCTGCCGCGAGTGCGGCCACCGCGTCCCGCTCGGCCCGGTCTTCGCCTGCGAGGAGTGTTTCGGCCCGCTCGAGATCGCGTACGACTTCTCGGCCTACGAAACCGAGGAACTCCGTAAGAAGATCGAGGCGGGACCTTCCAACATCTGGCGCTACGCCCCGCTGCTGCCCGTCCCCGCGGACGTGGCGGACAAGCCCAACATCAACCCCGGCTGGACCCAGCTCGTCAAGGCCGACAACCTCGCCCGCGAGCTCGGCGTCACCGGCGGACTGTATGTGAAGGACGACTCCGGCAACCCGACGCACTCCTTCAAGGACCGTGTCGTCGCGCAGGCCCTGGAGGCGGCGCGCGCGTTCGGCTTCACCACCCTGTCCTGCTCCTCGACCGGCAACCTCGCCGGCGCGGTCGGTGCCGCCGCCGCCCGCGCCGGCTTCCGCTCGTGCGTGTTCATCCCGCACGACCTGGAGCAGGGCAAGGTCGTCATGGCCGCGATCTACGGCGGCGAGCTCGTCGGCATCGAGGGCAACTACGACGACGTGAACCGCTTCTGCTCCGAGCTGATCGGCGACCCGGCCGGCGAGGGCTGGGGCTTCGTCAACGTCAACCTGCGGCCCTACTACGCCGAGGGCTCCAAGACGCTGGCGTACGAGATCTGCGAGCAGCTCGGCTGGCAGCTCCCGGACCAGCTGGTCGTGCCGATCGCCTCCGGCTCGCAGCTCACGAAGATCGACAAGGGGCTCCAGGAGCTGATCAAGCTCGGGCTCGTCGAGGACAAGCCGTACAAGATCTTCGGCGCGCAGGCGGAGGGGTGCTCCCCGGTGTCCGTCGCCTACAAGGCGGGGCACGACGTCGTTCGGCCGCAGAAGCCGAACACCATCGCCAAGTCGCTGGCGATCGGGAACCCGGCGGACGGGCCGTATGTGCTGGACATCGCCCGGCGTACGGGGGGTGCGGTGGAGGACGTCAACGACGAGCAGGTCGTGGACGCGATCAAGCTGCTGGCGCGCACGGAGGGCATCTTCGCGGAGACCGCCGGTGGCGTGACCGTGGGTGTGACCCGCAAGCTGATCGAGAACGGTGTCCTCGACCCGACGAAGACCACGGTGGTGCTGAACACCGGCGACGGTCTCAAGACCCTGGACGCGGTGGCCGGTACCGGGCTCACCGCCACGATCCGTCCGAACCTCGACTCTTTCCGAGAGGCTGGCCTCGCATGAGCGTCAACGTCCGCATCCCCACCATCCTGCGCACCTACACCGGCGGTCAGGCCGAGGTGCAGGCCGAGGGTGGGACCCTCGCCGAGGTCATCGCCGATCTGGAGAAGAACCACACCGGTATCGCGGCCCGTGTTCTCGACGACCAGGGCAAGCTGCGGCGGTTCGTCAATGTGTACGTGAATGACGACGACGTGCGCTTCGAGCAGGGGCTGGAGACGGCGACGCCCGACGGGGCCGGAGTCTCGATCATCCCGGCGGTCGCCGGCGGGTGACCGTATGACTGGTCATTACCTTCGGTAACAGTAATTACCGAGTGTTCAACTGATTGCCCCCTCCGTGAGAGAAGCGGAGGGGGCAATTCTCTATGGTTGAGCGCGGTACAGTTGGGGAACCAGCGGCATTCTCCTTGCCGCACGCATATGAGTTCTCGCTCCACATGCGATGAGAAGTAGCCAAAGTGTGTGCGTCTTATGTGCCTTATGCGCCCTTTATGGGGCCCGACTTGCCCCGAATTCGGGCGAATTCTCACTACATTCCGGACCCCTTCCGTCCAGAATTCTCGTCCGATTGACCTGTTGCAGACGGCAGTTGGACAGATACATTCAGCCGCGGTCGACGCGTTCCGGCGCACGCCCCCAACCATGTGGGGGGTGAGGTCTGACCCGGATCCGCGAAGTGCGGATCCGTGCAAGGGCCAGTAATAGGGGAGTTAGGCATGGCTCAGGGCACCGTCAAGTGGTTCAACGCGGAGAAGGGGTACGGCTTCATCGCGGTCGACGGTGGTGCGGATGTAT
Above is a window of Streptomyces griseorubiginosus DNA encoding:
- the nagA gene encoding N-acetylglucosamine-6-phosphate deacetylase yields the protein MAAHPGARGTARSTTHDPHPATGRAPLVLSGATVVLPTGTVKDGQVVIEGTRITGTVPENAQVIDVTGHWLVPGFVDLHNHGGGGASFTSGTPEDILQGIRTHLTHGTTTLVASTVTGDMDFLAQRAGLLSELAEQGDIAGIHFEGPFISPCRKGAHSEALLRDPDPAEVRKLIDAARGQARMVTLATELPGGLDSVRLLAEHGVIAAIGHTDASYEQTVEAIDAGATVATHLFNAMPPLGHREPGPIAALLEDERITVELINDGTHLHPAALQLAFHHARSARVAFITDAMDAAGFGDGRYMLGPLEVEVSEGVARLVEGGSIAGSTLTLDRAFKRAVTVDGLPVEDVVAAISANPARLLGMADRIGSLEPGKDADLVLLDHQFDLKGVMRRGEWVVDPQLG
- a CDS encoding trehalose-6-phosphate synthase — its product is MAPSHTAHVLVASNRGPVSYEAQENGELTAKRGGGGLVSGLSAIGPDAGALWVCSALSDGDREAVRQGVGEDGVRMLAIPADVHADAYNGIANSVLWFVHHLLYQTPLEPVFDAEFRRQWASYETYNRAFAEALAEEAAEGAAVLVQDYHLCLVPGMLRELRPDLRISHFSHTPWAPVDYFRMLPDDIAEQLLRGMLGADRLGFLTRRWADAFTACCAAVVDGLGDTQVGVHGLGADADFLRERSHAADVEERIVGLREEIGAGRKTIVRVDRTELSKNIVRGLLAYRRLLESRPEWRERVVHVAFAYPSRQDLAVYRDYTAEVQRVADEINEQFGTPGWTPVVLHVKDDFARSLAAYRLADVALVNPIRDGMNLVAKEVPVVSDEGCALVLSREAGAHEELGEDAITVNPYDVEQTAAALHEALTLPAHDRAEGAKRLAAAATALPPAQWFLDQLNALKALDA
- a CDS encoding extracellular solute-binding protein — translated: MTAVLGGCGLGGGSDEVTLKLVAADYGDSSANSSRKYWDKLVKEYEAKHSGVKIDVSVYSWTDVDREVKELVDAGKAPDMAQIGAYADYADKGLLYKADDLIGIREQADFVAQLGAAGRINGMQYGMPFAASTRLLFYNKTLFADAGLTPPKTWQQLAADAEALKADGVKYPYALPLGPEEAQAETMQWLLSGGGGYIDSVGTYGIDSDENVATLTWLKDDLVDKGLTGPVAPENLNRAAAFSAFAAGDVGMLNGHPSLMKTAAAKGVKFGMVPMPGADGPTKNSMGVADWMMAFKKNGHAEQVGDFLDFVYSEKNVLAFSREYDLLPVTNSASTAMSRASRDADLKPFLDALPASELPPVGKTSWATVSAAVKKRIGSAVSPGGSPDAVLRELQLTAQNAE
- a CDS encoding ROK family protein: MRHVIALDVGGTGMKAALVGAGGELLHQARRATGRERGPDAVVDGILDFAAELRAYGTERFGAPALAAGVAVPGIVDEEHGVAAYSANLGWRDVPLRALLTDRLGGAPVALGHDVRTGGLAEGRIGAGQGTDRFLFVALGTGIAGAIGIAGRVEAGAHGFAGEIGHIVVRPGGIPCPCGQRGCLERYASAAAVSEAWAAVTGNPEADAADCARAVDAEDPKAREVWQHAVDTLADGLTTALTLLDPRTLIIGGGLAEAGETLFTPLREAVRSRITFQKPPTIVPAALGDTAGCLGAGLLAWDLLDTTDGTEGTR
- the otsB gene encoding trehalose-phosphatase; translation: MSLPTPSTPAGRDGLQALLSHPRGAVIGLDFDGTLAPIVADPERARAHPEAVQVLAALAPKVASVAVVTGRPAEVAVRYGGFAGVAGLEHLTVLGHYGAERWDAATGEVTAPEPHPGVAAVRAELPALLDGTGAWIEEKGGRAVAVHTRRAPDPQAAFDALRTPLTDLAVRHGLIVEPGRLVLELRPPGMDKGVALLTHVRELSATSVLYGGDDLGDLPAFSAVEDLRTTGTPGLLVCSGSDEVTELRKRADLVVDGPEGVVGLLRDLADRLG
- a CDS encoding DUF3263 domain-containing protein is translated as MEHPELDRRERDVLALERRGFSGPGAKERAIREELGLAPVRYYQLLNALLDDERALAFDPVTVNRLRRVREARRSER
- a CDS encoding glucosyl-3-phosphoglycerate synthase, encoding MLEEVERWLSTRSWSVTDRPLHQIMAAKQRSGQTVSVVLPALNEEETVGDIVAVIRHDLMQQVPLVDEIVVVDSGSTDRTSEVAAAAGATVVHRDEILPHLPAVPGKGEVLWRSLLVTRGDIVCFIDADLKEFSSDFVSGIVGPLLTDPGVDLVKGMYDRPLGGAAGQGGRVTELMARPLLNMHWPQLAGFVQPLGGEYAARRSLLEQLPFPVGYGVELGMLVDALHLVGLDALAQVDVGVRKHRHQDGQALGRMSAAIYRTAQLRLARGHLIRPSLTQFERGENGFEPRTYSVDTEERPPMVEIAEYAKRRVA
- a CDS encoding MoaD/ThiS family protein, whose product is MSVNVRIPTILRTYTGGQAEVQAEGGTLAEVIADLEKNHTGIAARVLDDQGKLRRFVNVYVNDDDVRFEQGLETATPDGAGVSIIPAVAGG
- the thrC gene encoding threonine synthase, with protein sequence MAAQTVASTTNSVDLGPAAALSCRECGHRVPLGPVFACEECFGPLEIAYDFSAYETEELRKKIEAGPSNIWRYAPLLPVPADVADKPNINPGWTQLVKADNLARELGVTGGLYVKDDSGNPTHSFKDRVVAQALEAARAFGFTTLSCSSTGNLAGAVGAAAARAGFRSCVFIPHDLEQGKVVMAAIYGGELVGIEGNYDDVNRFCSELIGDPAGEGWGFVNVNLRPYYAEGSKTLAYEICEQLGWQLPDQLVVPIASGSQLTKIDKGLQELIKLGLVEDKPYKIFGAQAEGCSPVSVAYKAGHDVVRPQKPNTIAKSLAIGNPADGPYVLDIARRTGGAVEDVNDEQVVDAIKLLARTEGIFAETAGGVTVGVTRKLIENGVLDPTKTTVVLNTGDGLKTLDAVAGTGLTATIRPNLDSFREAGLA
- a CDS encoding 1-phosphofructokinase family hexose kinase — translated: MILTVTLNTALDITYRVRSLRPHTSHRVTEVVERPGGKGLNVARVLAALGHEVTVTGFTGGATGRAVQDRLTAVPGLVDALVPVTGATRRTVAVVDERSGDTTQLNEPGPTVTPAEWSAFQEAYEDLVPSVSAVALCGSLPPGVPVGAYAGLIRTAKAAGVPVLLDTSGEALRRGVAARPDILKPNADELAELTGSHDPLRATQDARRRGARAVVASLGGDGLLATTPEGRWRATPPTHLHGNPTGAGDSAAAGLLSGLVEQLPWPDRLSRAVALAGATVLAPVAGEFDRAAYADLLERVTVTGEISAA